The proteins below are encoded in one region of Spirochaetota bacterium:
- the queD gene encoding 6-carboxytetrahydropterin synthase QueD: protein MYILTIEDYISAAHQLRGYKGKCENIHGHNWKVEVSVYGEKLNELGILIDFHDLKDMLKEVLQQFDHKNLNDVEEFLNLNPSSELLSKIIYQKFDKMLKHYSCTHATKINILSVTVWESATCRSTYRKKIF from the coding sequence ATGTACATTTTGACAATAGAAGACTATATTTCGGCAGCACATCAATTGCGTGGATACAAGGGAAAATGCGAAAATATTCATGGACACAACTGGAAGGTAGAAGTATCGGTGTATGGAGAAAAACTTAATGAACTTGGCATATTGATTGACTTTCATGATTTAAAGGATATGCTCAAAGAGGTGTTGCAACAGTTTGATCATAAAAATTTAAATGATGTAGAAGAATTTTTAAACCTGAACCCAAGTTCTGAATTATTATCTAAAATTATATATCAAAAATTTGATAAAATGTTGAAGCACTATTCATGCACCCACGCAACAAAAATCAATATTTTAAGTGTTACTGTATGGGAATCAGCCACATGCCGTTCAACCTACCGAAAAAAAATTTTTTAA